The nucleotide sequence GAGcggtgtctgtgcttcataggacTTACTTTCGCTGTTATCATATACTATGTTCAGTTTCGCCAATAAAGCATGGCTTTTTTCTGTAACAGGGAGTTCATGACATATTTCAAGGTTCACCAGAAAGGTTGTGGCAGCCAGATGAGCCAAGgacaaacaaaattgttttcataGGGAAGAACTTGAATGCTGAGGAATTGGAAAAGGGGTTCAAGACCTGTTTGCTGTGATACTAAGAAGTTTAGTACAATGTCCTTAATCCTTTATTCTTTTTGATGGTGCATGTCGTATATGAGTCTGTCTATATACGATACAGAATGATGAACCCACTTACTATATGAATAGTGAAAAATGTTTTCCATTTCTAGAATACCTTCATCTTTCAATGAAGGTTCAGTTTCATTCCTAAAATCGTGActgcataaatataaaatattttatgttgtaTGCCATCATGAACTGAAATGCCAAAAATCCAATGGATTTCACACGCGTTtctttttgtgaaatgaatttACAATGCGAAAAAGAATATAATTATGTAAATAGCATGAAAAATCATGGATATTTTGGATCTACACTGATCCAAGTACATCATCATTGTGAAAAGTGGACAtcaaaagaaaaccaaaattCTAAAAACGTGTTGCATGAAAAAGGGTGTGGAAATATAACTCATTTTTATCTATCTTAACCAGTGGGCATGCAGAATTCAAAACATCAAATGCAAAATGGCATGAAAGCCAATGAGAATGAAAGTAGATATTCATATTAGTGAGTAAGGTAGATATCGAAATGGATGATGGTGTCGACTCCATCCGTGGTGTGCTGATCCTCTTTCAGCAGTGTCTCAAGAGCTGCATATCCCCTTGCATTCTCGTACTTACCACTCCCACCAATCACTGCAACTTCAGATTTCAGCGATGCTGTCCTGTGAACTCCAAACAAGCTTATACTGTCATCCACGCCATCATGATCATTACCTCCATGCAGAAACACCGTCATCACAACACTTTGACTAGTACCATCCAATGAGCTAGCCGTGTAGAACCCTTGTGCTCTTCCAACCACGCCCGAATCCAGCTCGTGCCCTTCAGTCAACTGATCATCGATCACTGTCACAGACCCAAACATCAACTTCTGAACTGTTAATCCTCCTGGAAGGTTCCCTGCTGAAACAAACGGCTGATTGTTGCCGCCTGTAACAACGTTGTTGGTTCCCCGGTTTTGGAACACAGTGGAGGAGGACTGGCCGTTACCTAGTCCTACGAGGAGTGGTAAGTTGTTGTTTGTGATGATGCCATTGAGCTTGGGGATGACTAAGGGTATTCCTCCTGTGATTGggaagatgttgttgttgtttttggagaAGGGTAAGCCTGTTACATCACTGTTTGCTACTATTCCGGTTACTACTCTTGCTGATGGGTGTGACCCACCTAGTATATCATGCATGAAGAATGATAGCGATGGTTCCTTTACCACCGGCTGTGGCTGCTGTTGATCCTCATTTGTGGGACTTGCCACTGGTGAGATTGAGACATTATCTCCTGCAGGGGCTTCCACTTCTGGTATTGGTGGGTCAGCATTTGCTTCTTCATTACTGGTGCCAGGGCCTGTCTGTGGTGTGGTAATGGGAATTGTAGTTGTGAGTGAAGGGTTGGATACTAATGGGAGTGGCAGATTGTTAATGACTTGTTGTGGTTCTTGTGGATCCACTTCATCTAAGATCCTTGCAGAGTTGGAAATCAAGAAATTGGTGGTTAGGATTAGGAAGAAAAGGCTGATGGTGGCTTTCATAGTGCTGTGATTGAATATGAATGCACGGGCCATTGGCGTTGCGGCGATCTTGATTGTTTTAGAAGGAAGATTTAGTTTACTGTTGATTTAGCTGATTTCTAATTGTGTCTATATATACTCACAAATATTGTTGAGTGTGGTAGTGGTGAGGATGGGGTCTCTTGACTCTAGACTCTAATCTTCAATTCAACAAGTGGAGCTGATACTATATATGGAGTGGTTGGTGTTCTTTCCATTAGTTGTATTGTGTTTTGGATAAAACAACTCTCAAATTAGGGTTGACATTTTTCGAATTCAAATGTCAGTTTAATTATGTGGAAGTAATAGGTGACTTTGCATTTACTTTTCCTGGATGATCAAAAGGAATTTCAGTTACCACATAGACAGACAATAATTTAGTTTCTAATGCTGGCTTCTTATAgtcatattttctttcttcatatgAAGATCAAAtcaattgttattttagttGTTCCCAATCTCTCGGTTCAATGTCTTTAAGTTTTGGGTGGAGATGTAGTGTCAAGGTCTCATGACAGTCTAGGACTTTAGTATGTTATTGCTCCCAGTGTTTTGCGGGCCTGGTGTTCCGCGGACTCCCCAACATGGTGGTTTTGGCTAAAGAGAGGAAAGGTTTGTTTGGGTGGTATTGGTGCGAGAGTtgtggagtgtagtaatatagTTTGATCTCCATCTCTAACATAGGACTCGTTTTAATGGATTGATAGGTAatttaaaggcttaattgcacttttggcccctatcttttcaaaagttgcgattttggccccctaactaattaaaatacaaaacaaccccctatgtattggatctttggcagttttggtcccaagaccacttttgacttagtcttcgctgacgtggcacccacaatggtcgacacgtggcacctcctttaagggatgtgggtgccacgtcagcgaagactaagtcaaaagtggtctTGAGGgtcaaaactgtcaaagatccaatacatagggggctgttttgtattttaattagttatgtGGTCAAAAGTGCAGTTAAGCCTAATTTAAATCGTTAATTGAATCACCATTTCTTATGAGACCAGCTTTTCCATGCTGCAGAGCCGATATTTTCTTTTTGCTCTTCAGTACCGACTGCATTTTACGTGTTATAAGCTTAAACCAATAAGCAATATATAGAAGAACATGTAATTTGATGAGCATACTTCAGTAAAATGAAAACCATAGCAATTATGAAACATCACCCTGTCATTTTAGGCAAATATTTTGTGCTGtctaaattcttcaaattttaacGAATCTAATACACCCTGTCATTTTAGCACGCATTGTTCAAGTCTTGCagtgacaaaaattgattttgaataaattgattttgtaaactTAAAGCTGCCTGTAAAGttgattatgtttggatatatttAGATAAATGTGAGTTAAACAATAAATATCTGTGTTATCTCATTTTAGCTCAAAAACTACAAATACTATTTCaagttaaaattgattctaaacacaaaaccaattttACGAGAGCAACCACTATtgctaaaatcaattttacatcttcagaatcaattttaattgcTTTAAAGAGGAACCAAACAGCGCCAAAGTCATGCTTAgaaattcatctttaaggtgaataagtgaggtattcgggattcgaaccccgaccccagtatatattatgcattatctctaccaactgagctaagttcatcGGAACATCTACCGATTCTTACATATGAATTTAAATTCCTCTGTTccatattttcaaattttattttgtgaacCCTACACAAAATTTCAATACTACTGAGAATATCAGAAACACACTCAAATCCATATTAAGTAAAATTTCAACACTATAGAGAAAAACAGAAAGCACAATCTGGACTGATTTTTAAAGATATACTACTAAGCACTAACTAAAATACACGTCATACAGAAGGAACTTAGAACTTGTAACTTTTCCTTCTACTGTACTAGACCCTACTTTATCCACAACCTTAACAACAGCATAGCCATTAGCACCATAGTACTTTCCAATGCCACCAATAACTGCAACATGTGACTCAAAGACATCACTCCTATGAACTCCAAAAAGTCTCAACCCGTCTTCATACTCACCTTTCAGAAAACTCACTGTCATAGCAACCATATGGCTACTTGCATCCTCTTCACTAGCTACATATACCCCTTGTGCTTTTCCAAGTTTCTTTAGTTCATCTTCATGATCACCTTCAACTAGTAGTTCCTCGTCGATCGATGTTACAGATCCAAATTCCAGCTCTTGAAATGCTGCTCTTGTAGGAAAAGAGAAACCAATGGTGGAAAGATCAAGTGTTTGTGTTTGAGTTGATTGTGGAATTGGAATCCCTCCATTTGGAGGAAAAAATCCT is from Medicago truncatula cultivar Jemalong A17 chromosome 1, MtrunA17r5.0-ANR, whole genome shotgun sequence and encodes:
- the LOC25485731 gene encoding dirigent protein 9; this translates as MARAFIFNHSTMKATISLFFLILTTNFLISNSARILDEVDPQEPQQVINNLPLPLVSNPSLTTTIPITTPQTGPGTSNEEANADPPIPEVEAPAGDNVSISPVASPTNEDQQQPQPVVKEPSLSFFMHDILGGSHPSARVVTGIVANSDVTGLPFSKNNNNIFPITGGIPLVIPKLNGIITNNNLPLLVGLGNGQSSSTVFQNRGTNNVVTGGNNQPFVSAGNLPGGLTVQKLMFGSVTVIDDQLTEGHELDSGVVGRAQGFYTASSLDGTSQSVVMTVFLHGGNDHDGVDDSISLFGVHRTASLKSEVAVIGGSGKYENARGYAALETLLKEDQHTTDGVDTIIHFDIYLTH
- the LOC25485732 gene encoding dirigent protein 25; its protein translation is MANLPSLLGIVRLLLLMTTINKFCSARTLSNPTPNRYHGHHRITFLMKHMLNDTHPNINTEKPSTTKVTNQLPFPKPLGFFPPNGGIPIPQSTQTQTLDLSTIGFSFPTRAAFQELEFGSVTSIDEELLVEGDHEDELKKLGKAQGVYVASEEDASSHMVAMTVSFLKGEYEDGLRLFGVHRSDVFESHVAVIGGIGKYYGANGYAVVKVVDKVGSSTVEGKVTSSKFLLYDVYFS